The Spirochaeta cellobiosiphila DSM 17781 genome contains the following window.
AATTAAATTTGATAAAACATTCAACTTCTGTCATATTTTAGGACACTATTTAAGATAGGAGTTGTTAACATGAAAAAGATAGTCGCCATATTATTCATAATGGCTATCATCAGTGGATCATCTTTATATGCCATAGATGTGGATGATCTTAATTATATTCTATTCGATAATACAACCGACAACGATATTGAATATATATTTATCTCACCTGCTGATAGTGATTATTGGGGACCCGAAGTATTAGGTAGTGAATGGGTTCTCTCCGCAGGGGGGCAGTTAGGATATTTTATATTGTATCCACATGAATCAGACGACTTTGATATAATGGTTATTGATTCTGAACAAAATGTGCATATTGCCTGGGACTTTACTATAAGTGATGATGAAGAGGCTAGCTTGGTCTTAACATCTGTCAACATGAATGATGATCCTGTCAATCTATCCACTTTAGAAGTAAATATCATTAATGACGTCAATGATATTTACTATCTCTTTATCAGTCCATCTGATAGTGAGATGTGGGGTGTCGATTTCCTTGATGAAAATACCATTCTTGAAACGGAGAATAAAGTGTCCTTTGTTTTTCCACTTCAGGATGCTACCGTCGGGTATGATCTACTTGCGATTGATGAAGAAGGAAATGCATATCAGTTATATTTTGAAGTTGATGAGACCAGTACAGACATGGAATTTCATATAGCCAAGGAAAATTTGATGATAGAATAGAATTTTTATTAAGTCATTCCCTGTAGAAAGAAAGAGCTGTGGTAACAGCTCTTTTTTTTTATTCTGTACAAAAAGGGGAGCTCCGAGTTATGTTTTAATTAGATCAATAAGTTTGTAGCACACATCGTTTTATCTAATAGCAACCCATATCAAAATGACATAAGGAGAGAAAAATGACAGAGGTAAAAAAGCTAACAAATCTTTTAGCTTTATGTATGGTAGTGATGCTTGTAGGGTGTCAGGCCGTAAAGACTACCACTAATCCAGATGTGAACACTATCACTATAGGTGCTCTCGTAGATCAAACAGGTGCTAGTACTTCCCCGCTTTATAAAGAAGCTGTTGTATTGGCTGGAAAGCAGATGAATCAAGCCCTACGTGAAGTGCAGAGTCCAGTGTTTATGAATATTGCCTTTGGTGATACACAAAGCACTGCTAGTCTTGCAAGTCAGGAAGCTATTCGACTAGTGAATGAAGAATCAGCTGTGGCATTGATCACAGCCACCAGTGGTGAGTCCATAGCGGTGAACATGCTGAACTATGCCCCTAATACTCCCTTTATTCAAAAAGTTCCTTTAGCTTGTTATATGAGTTCTTCAGGATATATCAATAATCCCGAAGCTAAAGATGAGAATCCAGTTAGGCAAAAGGCCTTAAGAGATCATCAAGGATGGCTCCATCGTGTATTTTATATCGCTGACAATGAAGCTGATGTGGTAATCAAGATTGCTTTGACTAAGAAAACAACAGCTAAATCTTTCAAAGTAAGTATTTATGCAGACTCTTTTCATCAATCATTAGCTTCTTCCATTGCAGAAAAACTTCCAGCGTATGATCCAACGGCCACAGCAGATATTAAGATCATTCAAGAGTCCTCTCAAATCAAAGAAGATTGGAAGAGTATTGTCAATACAAAACCTGATGTAGTGATCGTTGCCATGATGCCACAGTCGGCAACGGAAGCTGTTAGAACATATATGAAGTCTGGCTATGAAATTCCCATATTGTCTAATAATAGTTTTAGACGTAATTACATATTAGCTTCTGTCGGACATGATGCTGATGGCCTTGAGGGAAGTTCTGTACAATTGGCTGATCACAATGAATCTGGTGATGAGTTTATTAAAGCTTTTACTGATTATACTGGATCTATCCCGGAAATGACCTGCTCAGGCGCTTATGATGGTACTATAGCGATGATGCTCGCTTCTTTAGTGGCGTATTACGATTCCGGAAAGAGTTATGTATCAGGACAGGATGTACTGGTGGGGTTAACGAAAATAAATAATAAAGAGAGCGCAATTATACGTCCGAATATACAAGACTTTCAGAAGGCTATTAAACTTATCGCTGCTGGTGAAAAGATTAATTATGAAGGGGCTTATGATTCATTAGATTGGGATAAATTGGGCAATATTAAACCTGCTTTAGTTCACTGGAAAGTGGAAAATGCAAAATTCGTTGAGTATGAACAATATAAGCCATAGTCCTATTTAATCGATTTTTTCAATGTCCTCTTTGATTCCTGAGATCATATTTCTTGGTATTTTATTGTTAAAGTTGTAATTACCAATAAAAGTTCTATGAATAGCAAGGGAGAAAATCTCAGGGTTGGGGAGGACATTATGAGGTGGCCAATTTAGTTCTTTGGCATACCTGTCACGAACTCTGTATATCTTGTCATATCGCAGTTGAGCATTTTTAGACAAGTTTTTATATTCCCTTTTCTTTTTATATCCAGGTTGTGGACTAGGGTTAAATTTAATACGACTGGAGACAAAACCTTCTAACACTTCAGATAATTTATTTTCTGATGTAAGTTTATCTGAGAGTACTCTATATAATTCAAAAAGGTATGCTACATCATTTAACGCATATTCAACGGCTGTTTCATTGATGGGGCGAATT
Protein-coding sequences here:
- a CDS encoding ABC transporter substrate-binding protein; the protein is MTEVKKLTNLLALCMVVMLVGCQAVKTTTNPDVNTITIGALVDQTGASTSPLYKEAVVLAGKQMNQALREVQSPVFMNIAFGDTQSTASLASQEAIRLVNEESAVALITATSGESIAVNMLNYAPNTPFIQKVPLACYMSSSGYINNPEAKDENPVRQKALRDHQGWLHRVFYIADNEADVVIKIALTKKTTAKSFKVSIYADSFHQSLASSIAEKLPAYDPTATADIKIIQESSQIKEDWKSIVNTKPDVVIVAMMPQSATEAVRTYMKSGYEIPILSNNSFRRNYILASVGHDADGLEGSSVQLADHNESGDEFIKAFTDYTGSIPEMTCSGAYDGTIAMMLASLVAYYDSGKSYVSGQDVLVGLTKINNKESAIIRPNIQDFQKAIKLIAAGEKINYEGAYDSLDWDKLGNIKPALVHWKVENAKFVEYEQYKP